The Methanofastidiosum sp. genomic sequence TTCCGCCTTTACCTTGAATAGCTCTTTAAATTCAGGATCAAGAGAAAATAGAGTCTGGTATATCATTGGATTTCCCACAATGACAACTTTAATGTCCAAAGGTATTGGGGCAGGTCTTAATCCTTTTGTAGTAATAAATCCAAGCCTCTCCCCAGCTTCTTCAACCACTGCTTCTTCACTATTCAAGGCTCTTTTCAATCCATCATATGAAAAGAGGTTTTTAACCAACTCTTCAGCAGGGATTACGAGATAACCTCCATTTGCTTTGTGTATAGATCCTCCGCGTATCATAGTAAAATCTGTAGTCAGCATTCCAAATTGTGCTTCTTTTTCTATTCTTCCAAAAAGATTCTGATATGTAGGATTTAATTCAACTACGACTGGCCTACCCTTAAGTTCAAAATTATCGATAAATAAATTAACCATATATTTCCTAAATGGTAACTCTTCTGCCCATGGGGCTTGAACTGGAGCTTGCGGAATATTTGGTTTATAGAACAAGGGTATATTTTCCAATATATCCTCTTGCATATCCTTTAAATAGTTAATAATCTCAGGATAGTCAGAATACTTTTTATTCAAATCTTCTAACAAATGCCCTATTGTAAAAAGAGCCACTTCTTTATTTAGTTCTTTTATTTCTTCAAATGTCTTAGTATCAAGTTCTTTTAGCTGCCTAAATACTAACCTTAGTTCAGAGTTTAATTTATCTCTACTTTTTTGTATATCGTCTTTCTTTTCAGGGCTCAAAGCGATAAATTCTTCTTCGGTCATTGGTCTACCACCCACAACAGGAACAAAAACAAATCCCATTGGTGTGCTTTGAACTATTAAACCTTCTTTCTCTGCTTTTTTATTTAGTTCAGAAAAGATTTTATTACGCTCGGCTTCAATTTTTTGGATAGTTCCTTCTCTCTTTATGGCAAAATCTTCACTTTCAAAGGCTTTTGGAAGGTTAATTTTAGCCTCATTTAAGAAATTAGACATATCTTTGTGGAATACTCTACCCTGCCCAGTTTTTAATTTAATGACTTTAGGTTCGTATGGTTCCTGAAAATTATTGACATAACACCAGTCAGAAGGAGAAGTTTGATCTTCAGCAAGCTTGTCCAGAAAGCTCTTTACTGCAGTCATTTTTCCAGTTCCAGGAAAACCTGCAACAAAAATATTAAATCCTTTCTCTTTTATCTGGAGTCCAAATTTTAGAGCCTTTAATGCTCTATCTTGACCGACAATGTCCTCTAGTGGAGCTACTTCTTGACTGCTTTTACATTTTATTTTATCCTTACCAAATGTCCTTCTTATCATATCTGCAGAAAGTTCTTTTGTCATAAAATCACTTTAATAATTTATTACTCATTATTATTTTTAGTTCTAAAAAGGTTTTCTATTTAAAAAAAAGATTTTTATCAAATAACCTAATTTATTAAAAGATTTAAAATGAATAATATGTAGAAAGAGGGAAATAAGAGTTATATCTAATTAATTTAAAGCTGAAATTTATTGCACTATTAACCATATAATTTTTATATTAAGAATCCAAATAATAGACAGGGATACTATGGATTTTTTGGATGTTATTATGTCGAGAAGAAGTATTAGAAAATACAGGCATAATAAGGTGCCTGAAGACCATGTAAAAAAAATCTTAGAAGCAGCTATGAATGCACCTTCAAGAAAAAATGAAAGGCCGTGGCATTTTGTAATAATAGATAAAAGGGAAATACTAGATAAAATACCTTCTTTTCATCCAAATTCAAAAATGCTCTTTGAAGCCCCAATGGCAATTCTAGTTGCGGGTGACTTAAATATCTCAAGAGACATATTTATTACAATTAATTGTTCGGCGGCAACTGAGAATATACTTTTAGCAGCACATTCTCTTGGGCTTGGTGCATGTTGGCTAGGAGTATACCCAGATGAAGAAAGGGTGAACGGTATCAAAGAAATACTTCATTTACCAGAAAATATATTTCCAGTTTCACTTATTTCAATAGGGTACCCGGATGAAGGAAAGCCTCGAATAAATAGATTTGAAGAAAATAGAATCCATTATAATAAATGGTAAAGAAAATTCAAAAATAAAAGGAAATAATTCCTTTACTCTTCATCAGAAGTGTTTTCGGTGTAGATTTTTGGTACCATTGGTTCGTATTGTTTTTGTGTCTTTGTTAATGACTGAATATCATATGAGTACCATCCTGGGGTATCTCTTTCAGTTGTAAATTCGTATGTTCCAAAGTTCTTCTTTAGTAGTGGAGAGTTCAATTTTAAATCTCCCATTGGTGTTAATATTGAGTGGACTAACTTGTTACCATTAAAGTCCATTGTACCATTTCTTACGTTGTTAAGAAAACTCTTAGCAACAATTTTTGATACTGCTGATGTTGTGTTACTTGGACATGTTGTATTCTGTTCGTCCGTTGAACACGTTTCTCCTAACATTGGGGCGATTGAGGCCATTAATAGTCCCATCACCAATATAGCAGTTATTTTTTTCATATCTATCACCTCTAGTGCATATCTATTAATACAGCAACAGTATATAAAGCTTTCGATATTGATAAATAAATTTAACAATATTGATAAACAATAATTACATAAATTTGATAATCAATGATTAATGATGCGAAATTAGGCTAAGAAGTAAAATTATTAAAAGACATTATAACTAAAAATATGATTGGGGTCTAGTAGTAATTAGAAATTAATAAAAAATTAAAGGCCATATGATGTGCCAGATTAGGTAAAATGAAAGTCTAGTTGAAATTGCGGATAAAAAACCATATTTTCTCAAAATATATAAAACTGTTAATTCAGTAATAAATATCAAAAATCCAATAGAATATATCACATATACTGAACTTGCGTGGATTGGAACTCCCGGAATACTGAATGCCATAACCATGCCAAATGCGGAGGTTAATCCCAATAGTACTGAAAAAATCCAGTAGACTTCCTTGTTATATCGACCTTTTAGTAATTTGCTAGAAAAAAGAAAAACAAGTAAGGTAACAGGAAATAAATGCAAAACTGCCTCTGAATATATTCCTCCCCACAAATAAAATAATATCGATAGGGGAAATCCCACACTCATGTTTCCAATCTTTGCATAATAATCAAATGTAATGAAGATAACTCCAATTAATATTCCAACTACAATTGGCAGAAGAAATCTATTTTTATTTGAAACTTTAGGATCCCACATACTAGGTATCCCAACTTTATCTGAAATCCTAATTCCTATATAACCTAAAATAAATGCCAATGCAATTTCAATCCAGGAAAATGAAGCTATCCTGCCAGGGTAGATATGATTAGGTGAGAAAATAATATCGAATAATTTAATAACTAACATTATTCCGATTAGTATTAAGAATGTTTTATCCCGAACTGAAATTTTTTTCATAAAAACGGATAAAAAGAAGATTTATAAGTGTTCCCCCACTCTAATTGAATTATTTATTAGACTACAGACCTAATCTTAGTGCTATCATTAGTCTATATTAAAGCACCATCTCGCTTTAATACTTCTTCTAAGAATCTTCCAGTATGACTTTTAGTAGATTTAATAATTTCTTCAGGCGGGCCTTCTACTAGGATTTCTCCACCTTTTTGGCCACCTTCTGGACCAAGGTCAATTATGTAATCTGCAGTTTTAATTACATCCATATTATGTTCAATGACTAAGACAGTATTGCCATTTTCTCTTAAACGCAAAAGTACGTCAAGCAACTTTTTAACATCGTGAAAGTGAAGTCCCGTTGTAGGCTCGTCTAGTATATAAAGAGTCTTGCCGGTGGCTTTTTTTGAGAGCTCTTTTGATAATTTTACTCTTTGCGCCTCTCCTCCAGAAAGTGTTGTTGCAGGTTGTCCAACTTTAATATAAGATAATCCTACATCATATAAAGTTTGAAGTTTATTTCTTATGGAGGGAATATTTTCAAAAAAGTGTAGGGCTTCTTCAACTGTCATATCAAGAACTTCAGAGATAGATTTTCCCTTGTACTTGACTGTTAGGGTCTCTCTGTTGTATCTCTCTCCTTTACACTCCTCACATTTAACATAAACATCAGGCAAGAAATGCATTTCAATTTTAATTAATCCATCTCCTCTACAGTTTTCGCACCTTCCACCTTTAACGTTGAAAGAAAATCTACCTTTCTTAAATCCTCTTCTTTTTGATTCTGGAAGTTCAGAGAAAAGCTCCCTTATTGGAGTAAATAGTCCGGTGTATGTTGCAGGATTAGATCTTGGACTCCTTCCAATGGGACTTTGGTCAATAATAATCACTTTGTCAATGTTTTCTATTCCCAAAATTTCATCGTGGTCACCTGGATTATCTACTGCCCTATAAAATTTCTTAGCAAGATCTTTATACAATATTTCATTAATCAAAGTGCTTTTCCCACTGCCAGAAACCCCAGTTACACAAACAAACAAACCTAAAGGGATCTTTACATCAATATTTTTTAGATTGAATTGCCTTGCGCCTTTGATTGTGATATAAGAATTACTTTGTTTTCTTATTTTAGGAACTTCAATTCTAAGTTTTCTTGATAGATATTTTCCGGTAAGTGAATCCAGATTTTCCATTACTTCTTCAGGCGAACCGACTGCAACAACTTCTCCGCCGTGCACTCCAGCTCCAGGCCCTATATCTACAAGATAATCTGAAGATAACATCATCTCTTCATCATGCTCAATGACAATCACAGTATTTCCTATATCTCTCAATCTTTTGAGCATGACGATAAGTTTGGCATTATCCCTTTGATGTAATCCGATGCTCGGTTCATCCAATATATAAAGAACCCCTACAAGTTGAGACCCAATTTGAGTTGCAAGTCTAATTCTTTGAGACTCCCCTCCAGAGAGAGTTCCTGCCCTTCTATCCAAAGTCAAGTAGTCAAGGCCTACGCTCAAAAGGAATCCTAATCTAGCTTTGATTTCTTTTAGTATCTGTTTGGAAATAATTTTTTCTTTTTCAGTAAGTTTTTCTTCTAGTTCAATGAAGAATCTATAACAATTACTAATTTGAAGTTCAGTAACATCAATTATGGAGTTATCTTGGATTTTTACAGATAAAGCCTCAGGTTTCAATCTTTTACCTTTACATACTTCACAAGGTTTTAATCTGATATATTTCTCAAATTGTTCCTTCCTATATTCGGAATCAGTTTCTTTATATACTCTTTCAAGCCATGGTATTATCCCTTCATATGTACCTTCATATGTCCAATAGGAAGGTGTACTCCTAGAGCGATAATTGTATCTTACTTTATCAGTAGTACCATAAAGTAAAATATCAAGATGTTTTTGTGACAAATCTTTAACTGGTACATCGAGCCTAAAATTAAATTTTTTAGAAAGAGCTTCCAAGGTCTGTCTTCGGAACCCTTCTAGTTTCATGTTCCATACATCGACTGCGCCACCAATTAAAGAGCGATCTTTATTTGGAATAATAAGATCGGGATCGAATTCTTGCTTAAATCCAAGCCCATGACAAGAAGGGCATGCGCCGTAAGGACTATTAAATGAAAACATTCTAGGGGTTATCTCCTCTAAACTTATCCCACATTCTGTACATGCAAAGTGTTCAGAGAAAGTCTTTCTTTCATCATTTATGTCTACAAAAACTATACCTTCTCCTTTTTTCAATGCTAGCTCAATGTCTTCGTAAAGTCTTGGGGAAATTCCATCTTTTAGGACAAGTCTATCTATTATGATATTGATGTCATGTTTCTTATATCTCTCAAGCCTTATTTCAACATTTAGTTCTTTTATTTCACCATCAACTTCTGCTCTAACAAAACCTTCTTGATTAATTTCTTTGAGAAGTGTTGAATACTCCCCCTTTCTACCACGCACTACGGGGGATAGGATAGTAACTTTTGTACCCTCGGGATAAGAAAGAATCTGATCGGTTATCTCTGTTACCGTCTGTTGTTTAATTTCTTTTCCACAATTTGCACAGTAAGGTATTCCAATTCTTGCATAAAGAAGCCTTAGATAATCATAAATTTCTGTAACAGTACCAACTGTAGATCTTGGATTTTTAGAAGTTGTTTTTTGTTCTATGGAGATTGCAGGAGATAATCCTTCGATGTATTCAACGTCAGGTTTTTCCATTAGGCCTAAAAATTGTCTTGCATATGCAGAAAGAGATTCTACATAGCGTCTTTGACCTTCCGCATAAATAGTATCAAATGCAAGAGAGGATTTCCCTGAACCAGAAACACCTGTTACAACAATAAGTTTATCTCTTGGAAATTGAACATCTATATTTTTAAGATTGTGCTCTGAAGCTCCTTTTACAGTGATATAGTCGGTACCCATAAAAAAGATGAATGAATTTCACTTAAAAACTTCTTTGTTAGAAGTTATTTTTTAATTATTAAAAAAAGCGATAAAGTAAAGGTTTTTCAGCTTAAGTAGTTTAGATTAGTTTAAAGTTATTTTTATGAAAATATAATTAGTTTAAATCTAAAAAACTATCCAAAAAAGGTCATGTATCCTAAATAGGAAAATAAAACTCCAAAAATAAATCCCCCTAATACCTGGGCTTCAGTATGCCCTAACAATTCCTTTAATTCTTCGTCAACTACCTTTCCCATACGTAGTTTTTTCATCATCTGATTTATTACCTTAGCCTGTTGACCTGTTTCCCATCTTATGCCTGTTGCATCCTTCATAACTACAAATGCAAAGACTAAAGAAACCCAAAATACAGTTGACATTCCTTCATGCAATAATATTGCGGTAGATAATCCAATAACTGTTGCTGTGTGAGAACTTGGCATCCCACCGTCTTGTAGGGCTACTTGGATTGCCAAACTTTTCTTTTTGGTAGATTCGTAAATTATTTTTCCAACAACAGATGATATATAAGCAATCAACGTTGGGAGAATAATTGGATTGTAAAAAAAACTAATTATGGTTGTTGTTAGAGTCACAATGAACTAATTTAATTAAACATTTAAATAGTTTTTGAAAATAAATCTTTTTAGTCTAGTTCGATAAAGACTACAACATTATTTTCTTTTTTTGAACTTAAGAATAAATACAGTTCCGCTTGGTTTATTATCTTCTACAGTTATGGTGCCGCCATACCTTTCAATAACTTTTCTGACGATATATAATCCAAGCCCGCTGCTCCTAGCATCTCCATGACTAAATCCTTCTTCGAATATTTTATCTTTTATATCATCCAGGATTCCTACTCCATAATCGACAATTCTAACGACGTTATATTTCCCAGATTCTTTACACTCTATGTCAATCCTTTCTGTTTTACCATGGACAATTGCATTCTTAATAATGTTATCAATTACAGGATATATGGCCTCATCGCATAAAACAATGCAGTCACCAGTAATTTGAAATTTTATATCCGGATAATTTTTTACAACACTTTCAATTACACTTCTGATTAATTTATTTGACAAATCTTCCTCAGATAAAAGGGCATTTTCAAGCTCCCCCATATTTTCTATTAGGGCAACACTCTTAAAGAGGGCATTTGTCGCTTTTATTTTCATTTTTTCATTACTTGTTTGAATGAAATCACAGGCAGTTAGTACAACAGTAAGATCATTAAGAACGTCATGCCTTAGAATCTTATTTATTACCCTTAATGCTTCATTTAGATTTTTTATTTTCTCATCAGATTCATTTTTCATTTCTGTTGCACTACTAAGTATTAGAGTTACTATAATATATGTTAAAAGTCTTGAAATAAATCCAATTTCAAAGAATTCATATGGACTCAATAGATTGGCAATTATCATATTCAATAAAATAAAAAAAGCAACATAAAAACCCCTATATCCAAACCATATACATGAAAGTACAAGAGGTACAAAGAAAACATTTGCAAAGAGGAAACCTTCATTTAAAACAAAGAAGGAATGATAAAAAATAGCTAATGTCATAGTCATTAAAATTGCTAGCGAAATTAGCTTGTATTTTTTATTAATGTCAAATATATTCATTATAAGGCCCTACCAAGTTACTTATAAAAAAATGCCAAATATGAATTTAAATAATTTAGCTTAAAAGTATCAATCAGGTAAAAAAAAGTAAATTATTTTGCCTCTTTACTAATAAGGCACAAAATTCCACCTATGAGCATTATTAGATCAAGTGGAGGTAGTAAGCTAGATATTATGGCGTACATCCCTGCTTTGTTGAAATTTTTGATATTTGTTGAAGATAATGCCATGAAACCTACTATAAGGCCTAGAATTTTAATAACTGCCGCAATAACAATGAAGAATCCGGCAAATATGGGAATGCCTCTAGTGTATCTGAGCGGGAATAAAGCTACGGAACTAAATCCAGCGAGCATCCCCAATACCCCAACTATCCCAAGTATAAGCGAAACCAATATCAATATTTTTCCAATCTTAGCTTCAGTACTAAGTCCTTGTAATTCTAACATATTTACACCGAATGAAAATATATTTAAACTCTTTAAATTATTTTTGGAGTTTCATTTTTTAATTCGCTCAACTATTTTAGGATTTTTCAGTTCTCTCAGCGCATCTGTGGCAATCCATCTTGCATATTTAGAATCTATTTTCTGTATATCATTTGCACATTCAATTGCTTTTTTATTTAAAAAGAGACTTCTCTTTCCAATTTGTCTTAAAGCCCAATTAACTGCTTTCTTGACGTATATCCTATCATCTATTGAGCCATTATAAATTTCTGGAAAGAAATTCAGAAAATCTTCATCTTTTCTATTTTTATCGTGAACTGCTAAGTTTGCCATTAAAACGTATCCTGCTCTTTTAACAAATTCTTCGTTCTTTTTACACCACTCGAATGATTTATCAAAAGCTAAGGAACTTTTTCTAAATAGATTGTTGCATGTTTGATCACATACGTCCCAAGAGTCAAAATCTTTGGCCCATTCTTCCATCTGCTCAGACGTGAGCATTTGTGGATCGTCTATCATACTAGCAAGAAACTTAGTTTCATGAAAATCTATACTCCATAGTTCTAAAGCCAACTCATGATCTTTCCCCATCTCTTTTGCCAGGAATCTTATCTTAGGAATTGTAACTCCTAGCGCCTTAGAAGTATTAATTCCATATCTTGACATTCCATCCAATACACTAGGATCTGCAAGTTCCTTTAATCTTTTTAGAATTGATTGAGAGTCCATGTAATAAAAAGTCAAGAGAAATTAATAAAGATTGTCTTAAGAAAAAAGTTGTATAAAAATATTAAAATAAAGAAAAATTATATTTTATTTTACATCATTCCAGGCATGCCGCCGGGCATTCCGCCCATACCGCCCATATCCATGTCATCGTCGCCGCCCATGCCTCTTCTCTTGCCTATTCCACTTGCAGCGATAACGTCATCGATTCTTAAGATCATTATGGCGGATTCAGAAGCACTCTTTACAGCCTGTTCTTTTATTCTGAGTGGCTCTACAACACCGGCTTTCATCATATCTTTAACTTTACCGTCAAAGATATCGATTCCGAATCTCTTGTGATCCTTTGTCTCGTGTGAAGCTTTGAGTGCAACGATTGTATCGATTGGATCCATACCTGCATTTTCTGCTAAAGTTCTTGGGATGATTTCCATTGCCTGTGCAAATGCCTTTACTGCTAGCTGTTCTCTGCCGCTAATCTTCTCAGCATATTCGTTAAGTCTCTTTGATAGTTCCATTTCGGCAGCTCCTCCACCGGCACATATTGTTCCATCTTCAATTGCTGTGGAAATGACACCTATAGCGTCTTCAAGAGCTCTTTCTACTTCCTCTAAAAAGTGCTCAGTTCCTCCCCTTAACAATAAGCTTACAGATTTTGGATCTTTGCATCCTTCGACAAATGTCATTTCGTCTCCACCGATCTTCTTTTCTTCGACAGAGCCTGCATGACCAAGGTCCTTTGCTTCAAGGTCGGCTATTTTGTTTACAACTCTTGCACCAGTTGCTTTAGCTAGTTTCTTCATGTCACTCTTTTTGACTCTTCTTGCAGCGTATATTCCGCTCTTTGCAAGGTAGTGCTGAGCCAAATCATCAATTCCCTTCTGACAGAAAACAACTGTTGCTCCAGATGCCTTAATCTGGTCAACCATCTTCTTTAGCATTGCTTCTTCCTGGTCTAAGAATGCTTGAAGTTGGTCAGGGGATGTAATCCTAATTTCTGCGTCAGTTTCTGTTTCTTTTACTTCAAGAGCACAGTCAAGTAAAGCTATTTTTGCATCTTTTAGTTTCCTTGGCATTCCATCGTGGACTCTTTCCTTGTCTATAATTAATCCCTGGATGAGTTTGGAATCTTCTACACTGCCACCTTCTTTCTTCTCTACCTTAATGTCTTCTGTTTCAACTGTGTAGTTTCCATTTTCTTTTACTGCTACCTGTTTTACTGCACTAAGTGCCAAAGGTGCTAATGTATCCTTTGATTTTTCTGCACCCTTTCCAGTCATTGCTGTCTTTGCAATTTCAAGAAGAACGTCATCATCGTTAATTGTAATCTTGTCACCGATTTCTTTCAATATTTCTTCAGCTTTTTCAGCTGCAATTTTGTAACCAGATGCAACTACTGTTGCGTGTACATCCTGATCGAGAAGGTCTTCAGCCTTCTTAAGAAGTTCTCCGGCAATGACAACTGCTGTTGTTGTTCCATCTCCAACTTCTTCATCTTGTGTCTTTGCTACTTCAACAATCATTTTTGCTGCTGGGTGAGCAATATCCATCTCACTAAGGATTGTAGCACCATCATTTGTAATAACTACGTCTCCAAGTGAGTCAACGAGCATTTTGTCCATTCCTCTTGGACCAAGTGTCGTCTTTACTGTTTCTGCTACAATTCTTCCAGCTAGAATATTCATTCTTTGAGCATCTCTGCCCATAAATCTCTGAGCGCCTTCAGGTTGGACACTCATTGGTTGTCTAATCTCTGCCATAATTTACACCTCATTAAAAATATAGCTATTTTTTGATGTATTAGAAGTGATATAAAAAGCTTTCTATCTAAAAAATAAACAGAATAGTTTTTAATAGCTATAATTGATAAAAATAATAATTTAATTTTTAAGAATTATAGATTAAACATCAATATTGAACCCACATCTTTTTCTAGCTCTACTTGAATCTCTGTACTCTCTGTTATAGAATTTTTTATTTCATAAAAGAGAGGTTCAAATGTTTTAGATCCATATACATTTAAGAAAATTATATTGTGTTCAACTGTATTTTTATCAATTTCAATTTTAGATGTAACTTTAGATACTTCAAGCCCTGAATCATAAAGGAATCTCAATAGTTTCCTATTAACGGCGACAATCTTTTCATTGAAAACTAGAGAAAGGGATAATATTTTGGAACATATGATCGCAGTTTGATCGGGCATTGTTTCAGAGAATTTGTTATACAGATTTCTCCAACTTTTATTATAGACTTCCATTTCATCTTTTTCCATACCTTCTCTTAACTTTGTGTAACCAAGTTCAACTTCTTTCTTTAGAACGTATTCTTTTATAGTCCTAATTTTGATTCCTTTTTCAATAAGAGTTTCATAAAAAGTTCTTATCTCTTCATCTTTTGGAACTGGCCCCTTTGCCCAGTAAGATAATACTCTTACCTGTTCACCCAGTAGCTCTTCACCACGGTGAACTTTCATAAGGATATCCACTAGTTCTTCTGGCATGATAACCTCTTCGATATGAAGAGATTTCATCAATGATTCAGCTTGAGAATACTTACTTTTTGAAACAAAAAGAGAAACATCACAAATAGCCGTACTTTTATTCAAGAGACCACCAAAAAAAATAAATTATATTTATACTGATATTACTATAGCAGTTGTTGTATCAATTACACCTTCTATGTAATGAATCTGTTGGATTACAGTTTTTGTTAACTCCCCAAGGTCATTTGCTTTTATTTTTGCAATTGCATCGTATGGTCCAGTTATAACATCAGCTTCTATTACTCCTTCGATCTTCTTCACAGACTCAATAACTTCTTTTATTTTTCCAATTGATACAGTTATTAACACATATGCATATACCATTAGAGCACCTATATTATGTTAGTATACAAAGTATTTAAACATTTCTTTTTATCACGTCAAAATAGAAAAAATTAAAAATTAATTTGGAGATATAATGCTTTTCAATGAATTCCGAGTGATGGATTAAAAACTCCACTTTCAATTACTTGATCCTTGAGTTTGGCAAGTTCCATTATTTCTTTTTCAAAATCTATGGCATTGATAGAGGTCCAATGGATCGAATCAGGAATAAAAAATTCATAGATGGGGTAGTTTCCATCCCATGCTTCCCCCAATCGCGGCAAGGCTACAGTTCCAGCAATTCTGATGTTTGAAAATCCAGTTTTTCCCATTAACTCGGATATTTTTTGAAGCCTATTATTCCCTATTGCAACTCCTGCAGTCTGGAGATATTCTCTCCATGGTTTCATTTTATCTATTACTTCTTCAAGACTTTTAACACCGAAAACTCTGATTAGTCTGTTTTGCCCTATAGGATTTAGATTAAATTTAGATTCATAGATCACTGCAAAGTTTTGTTCTGAAGATGAAAAAATCCTCTGACCTCCGTCAAACTCTGGCCTCGAAATAATTTCTCCAATTTTAACTTCCCTTAATTTTCTGAAAAAGTTTGTCTGGGGAATTGACTTTGATAGTTTTTCCATTTCATCGGCTAATGCCTCAGCGAATTCTATTGGACTAAGCT encodes the following:
- a CDS encoding thermosome subunit encodes the protein MAEIRQPMSVQPEGAQRFMGRDAQRMNILAGRIVAETVKTTLGPRGMDKMLVDSLGDVVITNDGATILSEMDIAHPAAKMIVEVAKTQDEEVGDGTTTAVVIAGELLKKAEDLLDQDVHATVVASGYKIAAEKAEEILKEIGDKITINDDDVLLEIAKTAMTGKGAEKSKDTLAPLALSAVKQVAVKENGNYTVETEDIKVEKKEGGSVEDSKLIQGLIIDKERVHDGMPRKLKDAKIALLDCALEVKETETDAEIRITSPDQLQAFLDQEEAMLKKMVDQIKASGATVVFCQKGIDDLAQHYLAKSGIYAARRVKKSDMKKLAKATGARVVNKIADLEAKDLGHAGSVEEKKIGGDEMTFVEGCKDPKSVSLLLRGGTEHFLEEVERALEDAIGVISTAIEDGTICAGGGAAEMELSKRLNEYAEKISGREQLAVKAFAQAMEIIPRTLAENAGMDPIDTIVALKASHETKDHKRFGIDIFDGKVKDMMKAGVVEPLRIKEQAVKSASESAIMILRIDDVIAASGIGKRRGMGGDDDMDMGGMGGMPGGMPGMM
- a CDS encoding Lrp/AsnC ligand binding domain-containing protein; its protein translation is MVYAYVLITVSIGKIKEVIESVKKIEGVIEADVITGPYDAIAKIKANDLGELTKTVIQQIHYIEGVIDTTTAIVISV